In the Leclercia sp. AS011 genome, ACCTGGGCACCCACCGCAGCTGGCAAGCCGAAGCCCATGGTGCCTAAACCGCTTGAGGTGATGAAGTTTTCCGGACGCGTGTAGGTCATGTGCTGGGCTGACCACATCTGATGCTGCCCCACGTCGGTGGTCACTACGCTGTCCGTCGGTTTGCGATCTGACAGCTGTTTCAGCAGCAACGGAGCATAGATGGCGTCACCCGGATGGTCATAGCGCCAGGCGTGTTCACGGCGCATCTCCGCCGCGTGTTGACGCCACGCATCGATGGCTAAAGGTTGCTGTAACGCAGGCAGCAACGCATTAAGATCGCCCTGCAAGGCCACGTGCGCCTGACGGAGCTTATTCATCTCTGCCGGGTCGATATCCATATGAATGACGTTGGCATTCGGTGCGAAGGTATTCAACTTGCCGGTTACGCGGTCATCGAAACGCGCGCCCACGGCGATCAGCAGGTCGCACTCCTGCACGGCGAGGTTAGCGGCTTTGGTGCCGTGCATCCCCAGCATGCCGAGATAGTACGGGTAGTCGGCATCCACCGCGCCCAGCCCTTTCAACGTGCAGGCTGCTGGCATCTGGGTGGTAGCGATAAATTCACGCAGGGCCGGAACCGCCTGAGCCATCCCGACACCGCCGCCCACATACAGGATCGGCTTTTGCGCGTGGGCCAGCATCTGACTGGCTTCACTGACTTCGGCAAACGGGAATGCATCCTCATTCTCCACGGTGGAGAAGTGCGGCTCCAGATCGCCCAGAGCAATCTGAATATCTTTTGGGATATCAACCAGAACCGGGCCAGGACGGCCTGAGTTTGCCACCTCGAAAGCTTCCGCCATGACGCGCGGCAGCTCTTCCAGGGATTGCACGAGGAAGCTGTGTTTCGTACAAGCCAGTGACAAACCGAGAACGTCCACTTCCTGGAACGCATCGGTTCCGATGAAAGGAGAAGCGACCTGGCCAGTGATGGCCACAACGGGTACGGAATCGAGCAGCGCGTCAGCCAGGCCGGTGATGAGGTTAGTTGCGCCCGGTCCGGAAGTCGCCATGCAGACGCCGGTTTTCCCGGTTGCACGCGCATAGCCAATGGCCGCCATCGCCGCGCCCTGCTCGTGTCGGCACAACAGATGTTCCACGCCGCCGTCATACAACGCATCGTAAATCGGCATAATTGCGCCGCCCGGGTAACCGAAGATGGTATCGACTCCCTGCGCTCGCAACGCATGTACTACCCACTGTGCGCCATTCATAGTTACTTCCCCGTCGTAAATCGGGAGAAACAGAATTTTATGCTACTACTCATCATCTGTTCCTCGCTTATGTTTTTAAGGTCATAAAAAAACCCCCGGACCTTTCGGTGCGGGGGTCTTAGTTCGTTAAGGCTTGATTATTAAGCCTTTCCTCGTCCAAGTGCAGCCCCGCACGGTGGGATAATAATCACCACCACGCTAATCACGACCAGGCTAATCACTCGTAGAAGGGCTGTCATTTTCTGTTCTTTTTGCATCTTGTTCGAAGGAATACCTAAAGAGTTATCACAGATATCGAGACGAACACAACATTTTTTTATAATTCACTTTCTTATTACGCTAATAGTTTAGATAAAAATCATTGTTTTTTATGACAAAAATAGAAAATGAATTATTTTCATTTTTTTGCTACTCCGCAAAGGCTGAGAAGTAAGGCTTATGACGCTTTGCGAGCAGCCTTCCATAGCAATGAAAAGATTACAATTTCGGAGAAATATTGAGGAACAGGCCGCGTAAAAACGCAATTTGTCGATAAAAAATGGAACCGCATGGTGACATAGTGGCGCTTCAAGGAGGCTCGTTATGTCACTGTCGGTTGTTTACACCCGCGCTGCCTTAGGCGTTAAAGCGCCGCTTATTACCGTTGAAGTTCATCTCAGTAATGGTCTGCCAGGCTTAACGTTGGTCGGCCTGCCGGAAACTACCGTCAAGGAAGCGAGAGACCGGGTACGCAGCGCAATCATTAATAGCGGTTATACCTTTCCGGCTAAAAAAATCACCATTAATCTGGCACCTGCCGATTTACCCAAAGAAGGTGGGCGATATGATTTACCTATCGCCATTGCGCTTCTCGCCGCCTCTGAGCAGCTCTCCCCTTCCAGACTAAACGCATATGAGCTTGTAGGTGAACTGGCGCTTACAGGCGCATTAAGAGGGGTTCCTGGCGCGATATCCGGTGCCCTGGCGGCCATTCAGGCTGGCCGGGAGATTATTGTCGCCAACGATAACGCTGCCGAAGTCAGCCTTATCGAACAAAAAGGCTGTTTAGTAGCAGAGCACCTGCAGGAAGTCTGCGCCTTTCTTGAGGGCCGCCACGAGCTGGCTGCGCCCGTGCAGGCGCCGTTTGTGGTTGAAAATAACCATCAGGACATCAGCGATATCATCGGGCAGGAGCAGGGGAAACGGGCGCTGGAGATCACCGCGGCAGGCGCGCATAACCTTCTTCTGATTGGTCCACCCGGCACCGGTAAAACTATGCTCGCGAGCCGGCTTAATGGCTTACTGCCGCCGCTCAGCAACCATGAGGCCCTGGAGAGCGCGGCAATCG is a window encoding:
- the ilvL gene encoding ilv operon leader peptide, which encodes MTALLRVISLVVISVVVIIIPPCGAALGRGKA
- the ilvG gene encoding acetolactate synthase 2 catalytic subunit, translated to MNGAQWVVHALRAQGVDTIFGYPGGAIMPIYDALYDGGVEHLLCRHEQGAAMAAIGYARATGKTGVCMATSGPGATNLITGLADALLDSVPVVAITGQVASPFIGTDAFQEVDVLGLSLACTKHSFLVQSLEELPRVMAEAFEVANSGRPGPVLVDIPKDIQIALGDLEPHFSTVENEDAFPFAEVSEASQMLAHAQKPILYVGGGVGMAQAVPALREFIATTQMPAACTLKGLGAVDADYPYYLGMLGMHGTKAANLAVQECDLLIAVGARFDDRVTGKLNTFAPNANVIHMDIDPAEMNKLRQAHVALQGDLNALLPALQQPLAIDAWRQHAAEMRREHAWRYDHPGDAIYAPLLLKQLSDRKPTDSVVTTDVGQHQMWSAQHMTYTRPENFITSSGLGTMGFGLPAAVGAQVARPDDTVICISGDGSFMMNVQELGTIKRKQLPVKIVLLDNQRLGMVRQWQQLFFQERYSETTLTDNPDFLVLASAFGIPGQHITRKDQVEAALDEMLSSKGPYLLHVSIDELENVWPLVPPGASNSQMLEKLS